The window ATTCGCAAATGTGCATCACGGTGTCTTAACGCGTAAAAATCGATTCTCCCTGTCTTCGCTATTACGGAgctatttagaaaaatattaactagtatataaatttaagaaaaatactaATAGAGCAAAGCAAAATAttccaataataaatataaagtatccttatttccaaaaaaagatatattttttacaaaagtagaaaagcaaaattaatttttttgtaaaaataatgcctacaaaattactttctttttatttattcaaagtaCCCCCTTATTTAGTTTCTTCGATAAtccttttacaatttttattttataataaaattgaaaatataatatttagatacGTTTACTTTATCAAAAGAGTCAATTGTTCTAAACAGTATATTTGTTCAAGTATAcgcaataattctttttggtAACGGTATCATTAAGTAGTAAAATTCTAGGAGGCAGAGTCAATCACAAATGCGACAAAGAAACTTGTACTTGCGCTTAAAGCTTTCTATTTCATTAGTAGAATAAGTTAGTATCCcgtcgataaataaattaacaataaaaagcCCTAAAATTGCCGATCAAACCCTTAATTTTGCTCCATGTATtcctttctcattttttaagaaagtaaattaaaaaacagctATCAACAAGTCACCGAGCTATTCTTAACCTTGTTGAATCTACCGGGACAATATGTTCAggataaaagttttaaaatctcggttaaatctttaaaacgcatttttaatgaattaagcATGCGGCACGAAAGGATTAAAGTCCTAAATTTATCCGGTAACAATATGCGCTACAACCCCCTAAAGATcggtaaaaagaaaacaaaaagagaTAAACAGTACGGACTACGGACAGAACGAATGATCACCATGAGCGTGCACGTATCCTTCGGGTGCATCCTAAATCTCGTCCAATGAGAAGTTCTCGAAACCATGGGAAGTAGAGGAGGGAGAttcgagaaaaagaagagaaggaggaCAAACGAATCGGTGCGAAAGCAAGCAGTCGCGAGCACTTCCTGCGCAACAAGAAGAGGGTCCTATGCGGCGCACCGTCGCGTAATTGAGGTCCTGCGGACCCTACGAGGAGTGGCGGTGGGGGCCGCCCTATGTAAGGCCCTGGAAGCGATCAGGTCCAGCCCATCCAGCATCAGGACACCGTGCGTCTGGACTCGCGCCACCTCAAGGATTATCGGTGTCGATTGTCGACCAGTTCAGATCACCCGCAACAATTACCTTGGGGAGATAGCTTTTAAAAAGAGCGATCTTCGCCCTGGTTGAGGGCGTTGCCCCTGACAACTGTCGGTGAAGCAGAGAAAGATAAAGGAAGAAAAACTAGGAGTGCAATAGGGAGAAGATGAGAGTGAACGTGATATTAGTTCTTGTGATCCTAGGACTTGTTGATGCGGCTAGGAGGAGAGACAGACGTACGACGACACCGTCGGCATCGCTCGTCGAAAAACAATTTGCTGGGCAACCCGAAGGTCAGTGCCAGCAGTTTTAGGGTTGCGATTCTAGAGTTTCacgagaaatttttatataaatataatacaattacagaaaataatcAGAGTAAAAGTACTAACGATGACATACCCGCATGCGGATAAATTCATTGTTTACAGAAAAACATtaagatatttgaaaaatgcttcaaatatcatttaagtaatctttctatatattctatttaatatattaaattttttgtttcaatcaaatattcaattagaaagcttcttataatttttatacattgcataaattatattggtataaataattaaagtattaccaattaacttttatcattAGTTACGATAATTATAGATAtggataataaatttcttacttttatcaaatttagggttaatattgcatttaaaattatattcgtaaaataacttttttatagcTATTGTTTAGTAttcgtaatttaaaattaaacatttcttttaacatcataaacaatatttactgttattaactactttttattattattattatacaattcttAATTGCAATCACACTGATACAATAATAAGTCGTATTTACCGATGACGACGATTGTTTCGCGAATCAGAACACAattgtcattaaattttagatcTACTGACCCTGTGGAATCACTTCGACAGCCACAAACTGAATGTTCGTGCGGGAACCTGGCAAAATGATACATCGGGAAAGAACAGAATCGCTCTCAATATTGCGAGACAATATCCGGGACTTCCGAGCAATCCAAGCGACACGAATGAGCTTCCGAATCCTATTTCACCGCCGGTGGAACCGACACCACCGCCGTATGAACCTCCGCCGGGCTGCTTGGGACCAAGGGGCCAGTACTTGAGTTTGAAGAGCTGCGCTAACTATCTAAATTGCTGGGATGACGTGGTGGTAGAGCAGACCTGTCCAACCGGGCTGCTCTTCAATGATGTTGCCGGTTATTGCGACTTCCCGTTCAACGTCAACTGTGGTGATCGACCGCCCGCCACGCCGAGTGAGTGTGATCGATAAACACGCGGTGCGAATCATTCGCTCACAGTTTGCGACGGTAATCGTGGTGACCAATTCGATTATCCTCTAATCGCGATTTCGTTAATCAgctaagtaaaatttaaaggaGATTCGTTTAATTtcataagaaacaaaaaagcaGGAAAACAGtcaatattattatgcataataattaatataattaatataattgtgattcaaagaaatttaaaaaaagagaaatacttTGTCTCTTTAGATTGTTAATAATCTAAGAGatacagataaataaaataaaaaataattttgttactcgGCAGAACCACCACTACCCGCGGGATCGAAGCTATGCCCGGATCCGAATGGACGTTATAGAAGCTCGACGAACTGCTCGGAATTCTACGTGTGTGCCGCAGGCAAACCCATCAAATTCAATTGTCCTCTCGGCTTGGTCTACAGTGACGTAAGAATTCATTCTGAAAAAACGCAGCGCAAACGATTGACGAATTTTAAATCGTGAAATGACGCAAGAATATGCTCAACGGTTCTTAAAATAGATCTCGCAAAATTTCGTTTCTTACATATTCTGTTTAACCcaattttacttgaaaaactaaaaaaataaaaataaaaacaacataataccagagaaaaattaaactcgATATCAGAgcttaaagatattttaaagtataaagtttataatatgtataatacattatattagttaaaattttatcttctaGATACTAAACGTTTGTGACTATCAACACAACGTCGATTGCAAAGGCACAGCCACACCAAAACCATTAAAGCCTACACAATCGCCGACTCAGTCTCCGCAGCCATCTTCTACCTATGCTCCTATCAATCCAACAACTCGTCCTCCTAAACCATCGACTTATCCTCCACAACAACCGACTTACCAGCCTCAGCCACCAACTTATCAACCTCAACCACCGACTTATCAACCTCAACCACCAAATTACCAGCCTCAACCACCAAATTATCAACCTCAACCTCAACCACCAACTTATCAGCCTCAACCACCAGCTTATCAACCACCGACTCAATCATCTCAACCACCTGAACCATCTCAACCGACTTATTCTCCGCAATCTCCTACTTATGCGCCACAACCACCGAGCTATCAGCCATATCCATCACCGCCCTCTTCGTATGGAAATTCTTGGCTAAACAATGCCAAATCCAATCCCTGGCAACAGCGAAATCTAGAGATCCAACAAGAAATTGacaaagaaatacaaaaagaagaagTAGAAACCGACAGTCCAGTGGCATTAGATGATCAGTCTACGCATGATGCAATAGAAACTTCCGATGTGACAAACCCGTCAACTCTGCCTCAAATCACATCATCTGAGTTAATGAAAACTCCATGTCATGAAGGCGAAGTATTCAAGCTCAACCAATTTTGCACTAGGGTGGTAATTTGCAAAAACGGAAAGCCTGAACTTATACAATGTTCACCAGGACTCTCGTATGACATACAATCGAATGGTTGTGTGCCTTTCCACATTGCAGATtggtaagaaattttttaatgttacctCTAAAGATTGTTTCTTGAATAGATATTCGAGTTTATTcaaaagaaatagaattaatGTGTAGATACCGacaaaagtatttacagaCTTAAACTAtaacacgttttttttttattccagtGAGTTCGGATCTACTCCTGCTTCGCAGTAAGAGCGCGCATCGAACTTAAAGAAACTTCTATTAAATCATGTTAATTATCTCCTATTTCTATTATCTTTgcgataatatttaattaaaactaaaattaatagttaaaaaatactaatgagtaaatttaaaaacaattactcgagaataataatgatagaacctataaaataaataagcaaGTAGATAAATGTTTAGTATCCTATTCTACAAATTTTGCGTTCACCCCTTTAATGTTTACcatcttataaaaaagtaattttcgaattttgtaaataaatataagctaAACTTCTCTcgcgtatatatttttcatctttaataattctaaatccCAATTTCCTAAATCCAGTTCACACATGAacacagtaaataaaaaacaaacatttctATATAAGTCTGagaagttaatattaatagaaagctaaattttaataaaatgatcaatgaaaaaattaaacaaaattgaaaaaaattttttataaaaataatttctctatataataaaatttctataataatttttgtattatttttattaaaaaaaaataatttctatcgaCGGTAAACCGTTCCACAAGATTCACATACAATCCAGACGCTTTATATTGAAGTCACCAGATTGCAGCACGCGTTCTCAACGTTCTCCAAAGGGCAAGAAGAGCACAGCCACGAAAGGAGGCAAACGGGAAGGGGGAATTCGAGAGAAGATCACTCTCCGCTCCGAGGAATTGGAGCGTGATTGATTTACGAAGAAATTAATGTGTAGTCGCGGAATACAGCTCTGGTTCTGTGGCGGCTCTGGTTGAGATGGCTGACGAGTTTCCACTGCTCGGCGATATATCGGCGATATGCGGCACGTAATTAGAACACCACGCGCGTTTTTCTACATCTCTAGAGAGCGTGCATTGATGCCTCCTCCTGCAATTGAATCTCCGGTCGGACGATCCTTTCATTTCTCGACTAAACGATCTTTCGCGCTGTTTAGTGAGTTACTGGATCGTAAACGTAATCCGGCGCCAAAAGTGGCCCGTTCTAATTTTCACACCTTCGTAAAACTCATCGCGATAATCTCTGCGTTTTTTTCACacgattattaatacaaataaattacgataaaataagaatttaaaaaacaaatctagCCTAAACTTGCGTTTcgatacatataatttaaattatatgtatagtaaAGTTGAGTGCGTGTTTATACAGGCATTGAAATCTCCAACGTGTTAGCACGTTCGACGTTGAAATTcgatatgataaaaataactagcacagatttctaaaattttttaatgtggaAAATTCTCGAGTCAAACTGTAGAAATTTAAACGTTGAATGTCTCtacaaactaaatttttcaatatcaaaGATTTCAATGTTGCAGACTTTCATACTCAAATCATCACGATAGTAATGACCATAcatgttatttttacatcaacTAGACACCACACAGACGCGCACTTCACACGCGCTATTTagcatttcattttttactttttaaaaataaattgcaatgattataaaatttgtataattaccatctctacaaattattttctttattaattaacttcgCGATGACAGCCGCTCACAAAGTTAGCGCAAGAGAACCTATCAGCGGAAGAACGTTGACAACATTTTGATGCATTCTACTATGGATTCATGCCTTTTTTAGAAGTAAGATAGATTATAGAATGAGTTACAAAAATGCTAATTATGCAGCACTCATATTAttccattatttaatataactttaaattattattatacttaataatgttatattacataattattacacttcaatttaattatgttactaCGATCGGGCAGCTTCAAGGCGACACTTTTTTATCGCGCGGTGAATTTCTCTCGTCTCCCTTTCGCTTTTATCGTTTCCGGCGACGCATTATGGGGAGAAGTCAAAGCGGGGACCAACCGCAGCGACCTTTTTAAGGCCTTTCGTCGCAATCGGAATTTCGCGCTTGATCGCCCACGTTGGAAAAAAGGATTGATagcaaaaaatgtattgtcAAGAAAAAGAACTAAAGGAGATCGAATTTAGAAGACGGGAGAAAGGGACGGGAATTTGCTTGGCtatctcaaaatatttttcaaaggcTCGTACACGTAGACttaatagattataaaattgaaacagGTACTGGTTACACtgtgtaacaattatataaacaaatggCTATATAATCACGCAACAATGTTGTATAACGGCGTGAAGTTATAATATAACGATCATGCAACAGCCACAAAAGTGCACaccaaaaatgtataaatgtaaataataaccGCGGGATTTTTGTCGCCAACGTTTCTACTTTATAAAATACGCCGCAAGCCGCGACAAACACAAGGATGGTTTGAGGAAAAacgttttgcaattttattattcattgaaAATCGATATTCTCCTCCGCTTTAACGAAGAAAGTGTTTCGATGTTTTGATCAAACCGGATGTTTTGATCAAACAAAGTCGAGAAATCGTTTAGAAAAGGCAGATCGAGCCCGTATCGAAAGTACCGAGGGAGACGCCTCTCGTACGTTTCACTTGGACTCACGGTAGCGCAAAACttgataattacataataatgtaCGATGTTACGTCGGATATGGAACAGCAAAAGGTCCTGTAAAATGTGAAAAGCGTGGCGGAGTGAAAAGTCATGGAATAGGCAAAACATCGAAAATGCGATTGAAGTATTATTCGGAAACAAAAAaccgtaataaaaaaaacgctaCTTCTCtctgcaatattaaaataaaaaaaactataaatatttcaaagaaataaaatagtgTGTAAAAATAACTTCATAAtaccattattaatatttttctacaaataacTTGAGGACTAttctgtaaaaattgaaagaaattgaatttttttaataacgaaaaaactataataaactaaaaaactctctcattattttaattttttaataaggcGAATCTAGATAATATAATGTTCTATTCAGTCATACATACGTAAAtgcaagatataaaaaatt of the Monomorium pharaonis isolate MP-MQ-018 chromosome 11, ASM1337386v2, whole genome shotgun sequence genome contains:
- the LOC105836472 gene encoding protein transport protein SEC31 translates to MRVNVILVLVILGLVDAARRRDRRTTTPSASLVEKQFAGQPEDLLTLWNHFDSHKLNVRAGTWQNDTSGKNRIALNIARQYPGLPSNPSDTNELPNPISPPVEPTPPPYEPPPGCLGPRGQYLSLKSCANYLNCWDDVVVEQTCPTGLLFNDVAGYCDFPFNVNCGDRPPATPKPPLPAGSKLCPDPNGRYRSSTNCSEFYVCAAGKPIKFNCPLGLVYSDILNVCDYQHNVDCKGTATPKPLKPTQSPTQSPQPSSTYAPINPTTRPPKPSTYPPQQPTYQPQPPTYQPQPPTYQPQPPNYQPQPPNYQPQPQPPTYQPQPPAYQPPTQSSQPPEPSQPTYSPQSPTYAPQPPSYQPYPSPPSSYGNSWLNNAKSNPWQQRNLEIQQEIDKEIQKEEVETDSPVALDDQSTHDAIETSDVTNPSTLPQITSSELMKTPCHEGEVFKLNQFCTRVVICKNGKPELIQCSPGLSYDIQSNGCVPFHIADCEFGSTPASQ